From one Streptomyces sp. SCSIO 30461 genomic stretch:
- the yidD gene encoding membrane protein insertion efficiency factor YidD, translating into MKYPLLALIKLYQWTISPLLGPVCRYYPSCSHYGYTAIDRHGAVKGTALTAWRILRCNPWSPGGVDHVPPRKRPRWHQLLREYLRGGKGGQPPETSPAAETSPNAQGA; encoded by the coding sequence ATGAAGTACCCGCTGCTGGCTCTGATCAAGCTTTACCAGTGGACGATCAGCCCGTTGCTCGGGCCTGTCTGCCGGTACTACCCGTCGTGTTCGCACTACGGATACACAGCTATAGACCGGCATGGCGCGGTGAAGGGCACAGCCCTCACCGCCTGGCGCATCCTGCGGTGCAATCCGTGGTCGCCCGGCGGCGTGGACCATGTCCCTCCAAGAAAACGACCTCGTTGGCACCAGCTGCTGCGTGAGTACCTGCGCGGTGGCAAGGGCGGGCAACCCCCTGAGACCAGCCCGGCCGCAGAGACCTCGCCCAATGCTCAAGGAGCCTGA
- the yidC gene encoding membrane protein insertase YidC, producing the protein MDTIASLFSFITTPVSWIIVQFHSLYGAVFGPDTGWAWGLSIVSLVVLIRICLIPLFVKQIKSMRNMQALQPKMKAIQERYKNDRQRQSEEMMKLYKETGTNPLSSCLPILAQSPFFFALYHVLSKIASNDTVGVINEPLLASAQKAHIFGAPLAAKFTDSEEKVQALHASLTDVRIVTAIMIILMSASQFYTQRQLMQKNVDLSVKTPYMQQQKMLMYIFPVIFAVMGINFPVGVLVYWLTTNVWTMGQQMYVINQNPTPGSKAQDSYLQRLLKGVIAHGEVRGRRKRNIVQAIVAKGPDRNENERRFITGLAKAGFVAQADGTVIKGDAVGAEAESGSGARRQQPKRQSKSQRQSGGAAAAQTTTAKLSLEKQDEPQDTAAKPAGKAASASSARQAKSGQRKGQQRPKHPSSKK; encoded by the coding sequence GTGGACACGATTGCCAGTCTCTTCAGCTTTATCACCACACCCGTCTCCTGGATCATCGTCCAGTTCCACTCGTTGTACGGGGCGGTCTTCGGCCCTGACACGGGCTGGGCATGGGGACTGTCCATCGTGTCCCTGGTGGTGCTGATCCGTATCTGCCTGATCCCGCTTTTTGTGAAGCAGATCAAGTCGATGCGGAACATGCAGGCGCTCCAGCCGAAGATGAAGGCCATCCAGGAGCGCTACAAGAACGACCGACAGCGTCAGTCCGAAGAGATGATGAAGCTGTACAAGGAGACGGGTACCAACCCGCTCTCCTCGTGCCTGCCCATCCTGGCGCAGTCCCCGTTCTTCTTCGCGCTGTACCACGTGCTGAGCAAGATCGCCTCGAACGACACCGTTGGTGTGATCAATGAGCCGCTTCTGGCGAGTGCTCAGAAGGCCCATATCTTCGGTGCCCCGCTCGCGGCGAAGTTCACGGACTCCGAGGAGAAGGTCCAGGCGCTGCACGCCTCGCTCACGGATGTCCGCATCGTCACCGCGATCATGATCATCCTGATGTCGGCGTCGCAGTTCTACACGCAGCGCCAGCTGATGCAGAAGAACGTCGACCTCTCGGTGAAGACCCCGTACATGCAGCAGCAGAAGATGCTGATGTACATCTTCCCGGTGATCTTCGCCGTCATGGGCATCAACTTCCCGGTCGGTGTCCTGGTCTACTGGCTGACCACCAACGTGTGGACCATGGGCCAGCAGATGTACGTGATCAACCAGAACCCGACACCCGGTTCCAAGGCTCAGGACAGCTACCTTCAGCGTCTGCTGAAGGGCGTCATCGCGCATGGAGAGGTGCGGGGCCGCCGTAAGCGCAACATCGTCCAGGCCATCGTGGCCAAGGGGCCGGACCGTAATGAAAACGAGCGCCGGTTCATCACGGGCCTGGCCAAGGCCGGTTTCGTGGCCCAGGCCGATGGCACCGTGATCAAGGGTGACGCCGTCGGCGCCGAGGCTGAGAGTGGTTCCGGCGCCCGGCGTCAGCAGCCCAAGCGGCAGAGCAAGTCACAGCGTCAGTCCGGTGGTGCCGCAGCCGCGCAGACCACGACGGCGAAGCTCTCGCTGGAGAAGCAGGATGAACCGCAGGACACCGCGGCGAAGCCGGCGGGCAAGGCCGCTTCTGCTTCTTCCGCTCGCCAAGCCAAGTCCGGACAGCGCAAGGGCCAGCAGCGGCCCAAGCACCCGTCGTCCAAGAAGTAA
- a CDS encoding R3H domain-containing nucleic acid-binding protein yields MTEGTTSAAEGGDTLTRLEQEGEIAADYLEGLLDIADLDGDIDMDVEADRAAVSIISDSGSRDLQKLVGRDGEVLEALQELTRLAVHRETGDRSRLMLDIAGFRAKKRSELAELGAQAADEVKNTGEPVKLKPMTPFERKVVHDAVAAAGLRSESEGEEPQRFVVVLPA; encoded by the coding sequence GTGACGGAAGGCACCACCTCCGCCGCCGAGGGTGGCGACACCCTGACCCGCCTGGAGCAGGAGGGGGAGATCGCCGCTGACTACCTTGAGGGCCTGCTCGATATCGCCGATCTCGACGGCGACATCGACATGGACGTCGAGGCGGACCGGGCAGCGGTCTCGATCATCAGTGATTCGGGAAGCCGGGATCTGCAGAAGCTCGTGGGCCGGGACGGCGAGGTGCTGGAGGCGCTCCAGGAGCTGACCCGCCTCGCCGTACACCGGGAGACCGGGGACCGCAGCAGGCTGATGCTGGACATCGCCGGCTTCCGCGCCAAGAAGCGTTCCGAGCTTGCCGAACTCGGTGCCCAGGCGGCGGACGAGGTGAAGAACACCGGTGAGCCGGTGAAGCTCAAGCCGATGACTCCGTTCGAGCGCAAGGTCGTGCACGACGCCGTTGCCGCAGCCGGTCTGCGCAGTGAGTCCGAGGGCGAGGAACCTCAGCGCTTCGTCGTCGTACTCCCTGCCTGA
- the rsmG gene encoding 16S rRNA (guanine(527)-N(7))-methyltransferase RsmG, whose product MTEAAELPQAPEEARTVFGEFFSEAVRYAELLADAGVKRGLIGPREVPRLWERHLLNCAVLSEVVPEGVTVCDVGSGAGLPGIPLALVRPDLKITLLEPLLRRTNFLQEVVELLGLDHVTVVRGRAEEVLGTLPPVHVVTARAVAPLDRLAGWGVPLLRPYGEMLALKGDTAEEEINGARAALTKLGVVDTSVLHVGEGVVDPLSTVVRVEVGESPGGVRFAAKRAKAARVGRTRRRR is encoded by the coding sequence GTGACGGAGGCAGCAGAGCTTCCCCAGGCACCCGAAGAGGCTAGGACGGTATTCGGTGAGTTCTTCTCCGAGGCCGTCCGCTATGCCGAACTGCTCGCGGATGCGGGGGTCAAGCGCGGTCTGATCGGCCCACGCGAGGTGCCACGGCTGTGGGAGCGGCACCTGCTGAACTGCGCCGTGCTGTCCGAAGTGGTCCCTGAAGGGGTCACCGTCTGCGATGTCGGTTCCGGTGCCGGACTGCCCGGTATCCCGCTGGCCCTCGTCCGTCCTGATCTCAAGATCACACTCCTGGAGCCGCTGCTGCGGCGCACCAACTTCCTCCAGGAGGTGGTCGAGCTTCTGGGGCTCGACCATGTGACGGTGGTGCGCGGCCGTGCCGAGGAGGTGCTCGGCACACTGCCGCCGGTGCATGTGGTCACAGCGCGGGCGGTGGCTCCGCTGGACCGGCTCGCGGGGTGGGGCGTTCCTCTGCTCCGTCCTTATGGGGAAATGCTCGCCCTCAAGGGGGACACCGCGGAGGAGGAGATCAATGGTGCTCGGGCGGCTCTGACCAAGCTCGGTGTCGTCGATACCTCGGTTCTTCATGTCGGGGAGGGGGTGGTGGATCCGCTGTCCACGGTGGTGAGGGTCGAGGTCGGCGAAAGTCCCGGCGGTGTTCGGTTCGCCGCCAAGCGGGCCAAGGCGGCCCGAGTGGGACGTACGCGCCGTCGTCGCTGA
- a CDS encoding ParA family protein, whose protein sequence is MAGSAHCEPEVEESESLRSDANIAGPMTDPVPSPRTESAGEDVSRETPPPMDDTPIGRAAQLAVEALGRAGEGLPRPQQTRVMVVANQKGGVGKTTTTVNLAASLALHGARVLVIDLDPQGNASTALGIDHHAEVPSIYDVLVESKPLSDVVQPVPDVEGLFCAPATIDLAGAEIELVSLVARESRLQRAIQAYEQPLDYILIDCPPSLGLLTVNALVAGAEVLIPIQCEYYALEGLGQLLRNVDLVRGHLNPGLHVSTILLTMYDGRTRLASQVAEEVRSHFGEEVLRTSIPRSVRISEAPSYGQTVLTYDPGSSGSLSYLEAAREIALRGVGIQYDGRSAHVIGQNNQQHSVSEEIQ, encoded by the coding sequence ATGGCAGGCTCTGCTCATTGCGAGCCTGAAGTCGAGGAGAGTGAATCCTTGCGGTCCGACGCCAACATCGCGGGACCGATGACCGATCCGGTCCCGAGTCCCCGTACCGAGTCGGCGGGGGAGGATGTTTCACGTGAAACACCGCCGCCGATGGACGACACCCCCATTGGTCGTGCCGCCCAGCTGGCGGTGGAGGCTCTGGGTCGTGCCGGTGAGGGGCTCCCCCGACCCCAGCAGACACGCGTCATGGTGGTCGCCAACCAGAAGGGTGGCGTCGGCAAGACGACCACCACGGTGAATCTTGCCGCGTCGCTTGCTCTGCATGGCGCCCGCGTTCTGGTGATCGATCTTGACCCACAGGGAAATGCCTCGACGGCCCTGGGGATCGACCACCATGCCGAGGTCCCCTCGATCTATGACGTGCTGGTGGAGAGCAAGCCTCTCTCGGATGTGGTCCAGCCCGTCCCGGATGTCGAAGGCCTCTTCTGTGCTCCTGCCACCATCGATCTTGCCGGAGCAGAGATCGAGCTGGTGTCGCTGGTGGCCCGGGAGAGCCGACTGCAGCGTGCGATCCAGGCGTATGAGCAGCCCCTGGACTACATCCTCATCGACTGCCCTCCGTCGCTGGGACTGCTGACCGTCAATGCCCTTGTGGCGGGTGCGGAAGTGCTGATCCCCATCCAGTGCGAGTACTACGCGCTGGAAGGACTCGGTCAGCTGCTGCGTAATGTCGACCTGGTGCGCGGTCACCTGAACCCGGGTCTGCATGTGTCGACGATTCTGCTCACGATGTACGACGGCCGGACGCGGCTCGCCTCGCAGGTGGCGGAAGAGGTGCGCAGCCACTTCGGCGAGGAGGTGCTCCGGACGAGCATCCCGCGGTCGGTGCGCATCTCTGAGGCTCCGAGTTACGGGCAGACCGTCCTCACCTATGACCCGGGATCCAGTGGGTCGCTGTCGTATCTCGAAGCCGCGCGGGAGATCGCCCTGCGAGGGGTCGGCATTCAGTACGACGGCCGGTCCGCGCATGTGATCGGTCAGAACAACCAGCAGCACAGTGTGTCGGAGGAGATCCAGTGA
- a CDS encoding ParB/RepB/Spo0J family partition protein — protein MSERRRGLGRGLNALIPAAQAPSVGLLPPEQRTAEPEPEALPETVSPAVAHFAELPLDAITPNPQQPREVFDEDALAELVTSVKEVGLLQPVVVRQLGRDRYELIMGERRWRACREAGWERIPAIVRATDDEKLLLDALLENLHRSQLNPLEEAHAYEQLIKDFNCTHDQLADRIGRSRPQVSNTLRLLRLSPPVQRRVAAGVLSAGHARALLSVEDSEEQDRLAHRIVAEGLSVRAIEEIVTLMGSRPSSSPKAKSPRAGSRVSPALGELASRLSDRFETRVKVDLGQKKGKIVVEFASMEDLDRILGTLAPGEGRVMEKSLESLEDEDMEDREA, from the coding sequence GTGAGCGAGCGACGTAGAGGGCTTGGGCGGGGGCTCAACGCGCTGATCCCAGCCGCTCAGGCACCCTCGGTGGGGCTGCTGCCCCCAGAGCAGCGCACTGCCGAGCCGGAGCCCGAGGCGCTCCCCGAGACGGTCTCGCCCGCGGTGGCGCACTTCGCCGAACTGCCTCTGGACGCGATCACGCCCAACCCCCAGCAGCCCCGCGAGGTCTTTGACGAGGACGCACTGGCTGAACTGGTCACGTCCGTCAAAGAAGTCGGTCTTCTTCAGCCCGTAGTGGTACGGCAGCTGGGTCGGGACCGCTATGAGCTCATCATGGGTGAGCGTCGCTGGCGGGCCTGCCGCGAAGCGGGCTGGGAGCGCATTCCCGCGATCGTCAGAGCCACGGACGACGAGAAGCTCCTGCTGGACGCCCTGTTGGAGAACCTCCATCGATCCCAGCTGAACCCGCTGGAGGAGGCACATGCCTACGAACAGTTGATCAAGGACTTCAACTGCACGCATGACCAGCTGGCCGACCGGATCGGGCGGTCGCGTCCGCAGGTGTCCAACACTCTCCGTCTGCTCCGGCTTTCCCCGCCGGTCCAGCGTCGTGTGGCTGCCGGGGTCCTCTCCGCCGGGCATGCCCGGGCACTGCTCTCTGTGGAGGACTCCGAGGAGCAGGACCGGTTGGCGCATCGCATCGTGGCCGAGGGGCTGTCGGTGCGTGCCATCGAGGAGATCGTGACCCTGATGGGCTCGCGCCCGTCGAGCTCGCCGAAGGCCAAGAGCCCCCGGGCCGGCAGCCGGGTCTCGCCGGCGCTGGGTGAGCTGGCCTCGCGTTTGTCGGATCGCTTCGAGACCCGGGTCAAAGTGGACCTGGGGCAGAAGAAGGGGAAGATCGTCGTCGAGTTCGCCTCGATGGAGGATCTTGACCGGATTCTGGGCACCCTGGCCCCCGGTGAGGGGCGCGTCATGGAGAAGAGTCTCGAGAGCCTTGAGGATGAGGACATGGAAGACCGCGAGGCATAG
- a CDS encoding GNAT family N-acetyltransferase — translation MGRRLVPLTLDNLSDLPKRCRACVFWELDPVSGEAAVKAGRPELEKEAWISAVLLEWGSCGRVVYVDEAPVGFVLYAPPAYVPRSTAFPTSPVSADAVQLMTAWITPAYQGQGLGRVMVQTVAKDLLRRGFKAIEAFGDARWTEPACVLPADHLLAVGFKTVRPHPAHPRLRLELRTTLSWKEDVELALDRLLGAVQKEPALRPL, via the coding sequence ATGGGGCGTCGGCTCGTACCGCTCACCCTGGACAACCTTTCAGACCTCCCCAAGCGATGCCGAGCGTGTGTCTTCTGGGAGCTTGATCCGGTCAGCGGAGAAGCGGCGGTAAAGGCAGGCAGGCCCGAGCTGGAAAAGGAAGCCTGGATCTCCGCCGTTCTGCTGGAATGGGGTTCGTGCGGTCGCGTTGTCTATGTCGACGAAGCGCCGGTCGGCTTCGTGCTCTATGCGCCACCCGCCTATGTCCCGCGATCCACGGCCTTTCCCACGAGCCCTGTCTCGGCGGACGCGGTGCAGCTGATGACTGCCTGGATCACCCCGGCGTACCAGGGGCAGGGTCTTGGCCGGGTGATGGTGCAGACCGTCGCCAAGGACTTGCTGCGCCGGGGCTTCAAAGCGATCGAGGCGTTCGGTGACGCCCGCTGGACCGAGCCGGCCTGTGTGCTCCCCGCCGACCATCTGCTGGCGGTCGGTTTCAAGACCGTCCGTCCGCACCCCGCGCATCCACGGCTGCGACTGGAGTTGCGCACCACACTCTCCTGGAAGGAGGATGTGGAGTTGGCTTTGGACCGGCTGCTGGGGGCTGTCCAGAAGGAACCTGCGCTACGGCCGTTGTGA
- the trxA gene encoding thioredoxin, with translation MALKIVTDANFEEEVLRSAKPVLVDFWAEWCGPCRQIAPSLEAIAAEHGDKLEIVKLNIDENPATAAKYGVMSIPTLNVYQNGEVAQTIVGAKPKAMLLRELDAYISDEVSQG, from the coding sequence GTGGCCCTGAAGATCGTTACCGACGCCAACTTCGAAGAGGAAGTCCTCAGGAGCGCAAAGCCCGTGCTTGTGGACTTCTGGGCCGAGTGGTGCGGTCCGTGCCGCCAGATCGCTCCGTCGCTGGAGGCCATCGCCGCCGAGCACGGCGACAAGCTGGAAATCGTCAAGCTCAACATCGATGAGAACCCGGCCACGGCGGCCAAGTACGGCGTGATGTCGATCCCGACACTCAACGTGTACCAGAACGGTGAGGTCGCGCAGACCATCGTCGGCGCCAAGCCGAAGGCCATGCTTCTGCGTGAGCTGGACGCCTACATCAGCGACGAGGTCTCTCAGGGCTGA
- the trxB gene encoding thioredoxin-disulfide reductase, whose protein sequence is MSDVRNVIIIGSGPAGYTAALYTARASLNPLVFEGSVTAGGALMNTTEVENFPGFRDGIMGPELMDSMRGQAERFGAELIPDDVVAVDLTGDIKTVTDTAGTVHRAKAVIVTTGSQHRKLGLPNEDALSGRGVSWCATCDGFFFKDQDIAVVGGGDTAMEEATFLSRFAKSVTVIHRRDSLRASKAMQERAFDDPKISFAWDSEVAEIHGEQKLSGLTLRNTKTGETSELPVTGLFIAVGHDPRTELVKGQLELDEEGYLKVDAPSTRTNLTGVFGAGDVVDHTYRQAITAAGTGCSAALDAERYLAALADEEKAAAAVAV, encoded by the coding sequence GTGAGCGACGTCCGTAATGTGATCATCATCGGCTCCGGGCCGGCCGGGTACACCGCCGCGCTCTACACGGCGCGCGCCTCGCTGAACCCGCTGGTGTTCGAGGGCTCCGTCACCGCCGGTGGCGCGCTGATGAACACCACGGAGGTGGAGAACTTCCCCGGCTTCCGCGACGGCATCATGGGGCCGGAGCTGATGGACAGCATGCGGGGTCAGGCCGAGCGCTTCGGTGCCGAACTCATCCCCGACGACGTAGTAGCCGTTGATCTCACGGGTGACATCAAGACCGTGACCGACACCGCAGGCACTGTCCACCGTGCCAAGGCCGTCATCGTGACCACGGGCTCTCAGCACCGCAAGCTGGGCCTGCCCAACGAGGACGCCCTGTCCGGACGCGGAGTCTCCTGGTGCGCCACCTGCGACGGCTTCTTCTTCAAGGACCAGGACATCGCTGTGGTCGGTGGCGGAGACACGGCGATGGAGGAAGCGACCTTCCTCTCCCGCTTCGCCAAGTCCGTGACGGTGATCCACCGCCGTGACAGCCTGCGTGCCTCCAAGGCGATGCAGGAGCGCGCCTTCGACGACCCGAAGATCTCGTTCGCCTGGGACAGCGAGGTCGCCGAGATCCACGGCGAGCAGAAGCTCTCCGGTCTGACCCTGCGCAACACCAAGACCGGCGAGACCTCCGAGCTCCCCGTGACGGGCCTGTTCATCGCCGTCGGACATGACCCCCGCACCGAGCTCGTCAAGGGCCAGCTGGAGCTGGACGAAGAGGGCTACCTGAAAGTCGACGCGCCCTCCACGCGTACCAACCTCACAGGGGTCTTCGGTGCCGGCGACGTGGTGGACCACACCTACCGCCAGGCGATCACCGCAGCGGGCACCGGTTGCTCGGCCGCGCTGGACGCCGAGCGCTACCTCGCGGCCCTGGCGGACGAGGAGAAGGCCGCGGCAGCGGTGGCGGTCTGA
- the sigM gene encoding RNA polymerase sigma factor SigM — protein MGGDDAVEQNALDGASDQELLERHVSGDPDAFGELVRRHRDRLWAVALRTLGDREEAADAVQDAFVSAFRAAHTFRGQSAVTTWLHRITVNACLDRARKAASRRTSPVDDTERLEQLLEPVESAEAPAERQDLHRELLAALARIPVDQRAALVLVDMQGYPVAEAAAMLDVPTGTVKSRCARGRARLLPMLTHLRGDSGSKPGENGDSEGRNRGRNRTPGTSVPPVMGPKDAGPSDPAGVKDGGGRA, from the coding sequence GTGGGAGGGGATGATGCGGTGGAGCAGAACGCTCTCGACGGTGCAAGCGACCAGGAGCTCCTGGAGCGCCATGTCTCAGGCGATCCAGACGCCTTCGGTGAGCTCGTACGGCGGCACCGCGACCGGCTCTGGGCCGTAGCCCTGCGCACGCTGGGCGACCGCGAAGAGGCGGCGGACGCGGTGCAGGACGCCTTTGTCTCGGCCTTCCGGGCGGCTCATACGTTCCGTGGCCAGTCCGCGGTGACGACCTGGCTCCACCGGATCACGGTCAACGCCTGTCTCGACCGTGCGCGGAAGGCCGCCTCCCGCCGGACCTCCCCCGTCGATGACACGGAGCGCCTGGAGCAGCTGCTCGAACCGGTGGAGTCCGCCGAAGCCCCTGCCGAGCGCCAGGATCTTCATCGCGAGCTCCTGGCGGCCCTGGCCAGAATCCCGGTGGACCAGCGCGCCGCGCTCGTCCTGGTCGATATGCAGGGCTATCCCGTCGCCGAGGCGGCGGCGATGCTGGATGTGCCCACGGGAACGGTGAAGAGCCGTTGCGCCCGCGGCCGTGCGCGGCTGCTGCCCATGCTCACCCATCTGCGCGGTGACTCCGGGAGCAAGCCCGGTGAAAACGGGGATAGCGAAGGTCGCAACAGGGGAAGGAACCGGACGCCAGGGACATCCGTCCCACCGGTGATGGGACCGAAGGACGCAGGGCCGAGTGATCCTGCCGGTGTGAAGGACGGAGGTGGGCGCGCGTGA
- a CDS encoding protein kinase family protein, whose product MAERSTAAVDVADNSGDEPLTAKAGKATADGVAEADDTAEMSAEDMGSEHEKSELSSIKTPEVHSGHKLAHRYRLEECVTRLDGFSSWRAVDEKLRRAVGVHILPADHPRARSVLAAARSSALLGDPRFVQVLDAVEDDDIVYVVHEWLPDAIELSALLAAGPMEAHDAYQLVSQLSQAMTAAHREGLAHLRLTPNAVLRSSTGQYRIRGLAVNAALRGISSDRPQRSDTEAIGALLYAALTQRWPYESDAYGLSGLPKGVGLIPPDQVRAGVHRGLSELAMRALVNDGATASRQEQPCTTPDELAKAVGEMPRIRPPEPTFAPLPEYQRTTYQQGTYSRPGSRPGTAPAQPVPPPPAPLESRTGTVLKWTVAALLIAALGLGSWQIADKLLDNEKSTDRTPGNSQTDSGKQDDKPPAAEPLRITAASVFAPGGSGVEPEDVPKAVDGDPGTAWVTPKYIGYPNFGNLPERRDGSGIIVDLGSPKNVSEISVEMYRAGQTIELLAADKDATDPSSLSDFPQRITEPGKAGRQVAKPLDKPVTTRYLLIHVTELPSDGSSDGYRGGIAEIAVKGGDS is encoded by the coding sequence GTGGCGGAACGTAGCACGGCTGCCGTCGACGTGGCCGACAACAGCGGAGACGAACCGCTGACCGCCAAGGCGGGTAAGGCCACGGCCGACGGGGTGGCGGAAGCCGACGACACGGCGGAGATGAGCGCCGAGGACATGGGCAGCGAGCACGAGAAGAGCGAGCTGTCCTCCATCAAGACGCCCGAGGTGCACAGCGGCCACAAACTCGCCCACCGCTACCGGCTGGAGGAGTGCGTCACCCGTCTGGACGGGTTCAGCAGTTGGCGTGCGGTCGACGAGAAGCTGCGCCGAGCCGTCGGGGTCCACATCCTCCCCGCCGACCACCCTCGCGCCCGGTCCGTGCTCGCAGCCGCCCGGTCATCCGCGCTGCTCGGCGACCCCCGTTTCGTACAGGTCCTCGACGCGGTCGAGGACGATGACATCGTTTACGTCGTCCATGAATGGCTGCCCGACGCCATCGAGCTCTCGGCACTGCTGGCCGCCGGGCCGATGGAGGCGCACGACGCCTACCAGCTGGTCAGCCAGCTCTCCCAGGCCATGACGGCGGCTCACCGCGAGGGCCTCGCACATCTGCGCCTCACCCCGAACGCCGTGCTGCGCAGCTCCACCGGCCAGTACCGCATTCGCGGGCTCGCAGTGAACGCGGCACTGCGTGGCATCAGCTCGGACCGTCCACAGCGCTCCGACACCGAGGCCATCGGCGCCCTGCTCTACGCCGCGCTCACCCAGCGTTGGCCCTACGAGAGCGATGCCTACGGTCTCTCGGGCCTTCCCAAAGGCGTCGGGCTGATCCCACCCGACCAGGTCCGCGCGGGTGTGCACCGCGGGCTTTCGGAGCTGGCGATGCGAGCACTGGTCAACGACGGGGCGACGGCATCCCGGCAGGAGCAGCCCTGCACGACTCCCGACGAGCTGGCCAAGGCAGTCGGGGAGATGCCCCGTATCCGGCCCCCGGAGCCGACTTTCGCTCCGCTCCCGGAGTACCAGCGCACGACGTACCAGCAAGGCACATACAGCCGCCCGGGCTCCCGTCCGGGGACCGCTCCGGCTCAGCCGGTTCCGCCCCCTCCAGCTCCGCTGGAGAGCCGCACGGGCACGGTGCTCAAGTGGACCGTCGCGGCGCTGCTCATCGCCGCACTGGGGCTCGGCAGCTGGCAGATCGCCGACAAGTTGCTAGACAACGAGAAGTCGACGGACCGGACCCCGGGGAACAGCCAGACCGACAGCGGGAAGCAGGACGACAAGCCGCCCGCCGCCGAGCCGCTGCGCATCACCGCCGCCTCGGTGTTCGCGCCCGGTGGGTCGGGCGTGGAGCCGGAGGATGTGCCCAAAGCCGTCGACGGCGACCCCGGTACGGCATGGGTCACCCCGAAGTACATCGGTTACCCCAACTTCGGCAACCTGCCGGAGCGGCGGGACGGAAGCGGGATCATCGTCGACCTGGGCAGCCCCAAGAACGTCTCGGAGATCTCTGTCGAGATGTACCGGGCGGGCCAGACGATCGAGTTGCTCGCCGCGGACAAGGACGCGACGGACCCGAGTTCGCTGAGTGACTTCCCACAGCGGATCACCGAGCCGGGCAAGGCCGGCCGGCAGGTTGCCAAACCGCTCGACAAGCCGGTCACGACTCGATACCTGCTCATCCACGTCACCGAGCTCCCCAGTGACGGCTCGTCCGATGGGTACCGCGGTGGCATTGCGGAGATCGCAGTCAAGGGCGGCGACAGCTGA